One genomic window of Vibrio rhizosphaerae includes the following:
- the guaB gene encoding IMP dehydrogenase — translation MLRIAKEALTFDDVLLVPAHSTVLPNTAELKTRLTKNITLNIPMISASMDTVTEARLAIALAQEGGLGFIHKNMSIEQQAAQVRQVKIYEAGVVTSPVTVQPEQTIADVMALTEKHGFAGFPVVTESNELVGIITGRDVRFVTDLTKKVAAVMTPKERLAAVKEGASRAEVQEKMHQARVEKVLVVNDEFQLTGMITAKDFHKAELAPNACKDEQGRLRVGAAVGAGAGNEERVKALVEAGVDVLLIDSSHGHSEGVLQRIRETRAAFPDLDIVGGNVATAEGARALIEAGVSAVKVGIGPGSICTTRIVTGVGVPQISAIGDAASVANEYGIPVIGDGGIRFSGDICKAIAAGASCVMVGSMFAGTEEAPGEVILYQGRSYKAYRGMGSLGAMSKGSSDRYFQSDNAADKLVPEGIEGRIAYKGLLKEIVHQQMGGLRSCMGLTGSATIEDLRTKAEFVRISGAGIQESHVHDVQITKEAPNYRLGS, via the coding sequence ATGCTACGAATCGCTAAAGAAGCCCTGACTTTTGATGACGTTTTGCTCGTCCCCGCCCACTCAACTGTTCTTCCCAATACTGCTGAGCTGAAAACTCGGCTGACCAAAAATATCACGCTAAACATTCCAATGATTTCTGCGTCCATGGATACAGTGACAGAGGCTCGTCTTGCAATTGCGTTGGCTCAGGAAGGTGGGCTTGGCTTTATTCATAAGAATATGTCAATCGAGCAACAAGCGGCTCAGGTTCGTCAGGTCAAAATCTACGAAGCTGGGGTTGTTACGTCTCCTGTGACGGTTCAACCAGAGCAAACCATCGCTGATGTGATGGCTCTGACTGAAAAACATGGTTTTGCCGGATTCCCGGTTGTGACCGAAAGTAATGAACTGGTTGGCATTATCACTGGTCGTGATGTCCGTTTCGTCACGGATTTGACCAAAAAAGTTGCAGCAGTCATGACTCCGAAAGAGCGCTTGGCAGCGGTAAAAGAAGGTGCCTCTCGCGCAGAAGTTCAGGAAAAAATGCACCAAGCACGTGTTGAAAAAGTGCTGGTCGTCAATGATGAATTCCAACTGACCGGGATGATCACCGCCAAAGATTTCCATAAAGCAGAGCTTGCGCCGAATGCATGTAAAGACGAGCAGGGACGTTTACGGGTTGGTGCCGCTGTCGGTGCCGGTGCCGGGAACGAAGAGCGCGTCAAAGCCTTGGTTGAAGCCGGTGTTGATGTACTGCTGATTGATTCTTCTCATGGCCATTCTGAAGGGGTCTTACAACGCATTCGTGAAACGCGAGCTGCTTTCCCCGATTTAGATATCGTTGGCGGCAATGTCGCAACTGCTGAAGGTGCACGTGCACTGATTGAAGCTGGTGTGAGCGCGGTTAAAGTCGGGATTGGCCCGGGTTCTATCTGTACCACGCGTATTGTCACCGGTGTGGGTGTTCCGCAAATTTCAGCTATCGGTGATGCAGCCTCTGTTGCAAATGAATATGGCATTCCGGTGATTGGTGACGGTGGTATCCGTTTCTCGGGTGATATCTGTAAAGCCATCGCCGCCGGCGCATCTTGCGTCATGGTCGGTTCGATGTTTGCCGGAACAGAAGAAGCACCGGGTGAAGTCATTCTCTATCAAGGTCGTTCTTATAAAGCTTATCGTGGTATGGGCTCATTGGGCGCGATGTCCAAAGGCTCTTCTGATCGTTACTTCCAGTCAGATAACGCGGCTGATAAATTGGTGCCGGAAGGGATTGAAGGACGCATTGCATACAAAGGCCTGTTAAAAGAAATCGTACACCAGCAAATGGGCGGTCTGCGTTCTTGTATGGGGCTCACCGGTTCAGCAACCATTGAAGATCTGCGTACCAAAGCTGAATTTGTACGGATTTCCGGTGCTGGTATTCAAGAATCCCATGTCCATGATGTCCAAATTACCAAAGAAGCACCAAACTATCGTTTAGGGTCATAA
- the guaA gene encoding glutamine-hydrolyzing GMP synthase produces MTKNIHDQRILILDFGSQYTQLVARRVREIGVYCELWSWDVDEADIREFNPNGIILSGGPESVTEENSPRAPQYVFDCGVPVLGVCYGMQTMAEQLGGKVSGSTEREFGYAQVKVVQESKLFEGLRDSLTADNCALLDVWMSHGDKVVEIPAGFTQVAQTDTCPYAAMANEEKKYYGVQFHPEVTHTKQGLQMLENFVLGACGCERLWTPSSIIEDAVARIKETVGDDEVILALSGGVDSSVVAMLVQRAIGDKLTCVFVDNGLLRLNEGQQVMEMFGDHFGLNIIKVEAEERFLKALAGKSDPEEKRKVIGHEFIEVFDEEASKLKNAKWLAQGTIYPDVIESAASKTGKAHVIKSHHNVGGLPEDMEMGLVEPLRELFKDEVRKIGLELGLPYDMLYRHPFPGPGLGVRVLGEIKKEYCDLLRRADAIFIEELRAADLYNQVSQAFTVFLPVRSVGVMGDGRKYDWVVSLRAVETIDFMTAHWAHLPYEFLGRVSNRIINEVDGISRVVYDISGKPPATIEWE; encoded by the coding sequence ATGACCAAAAACATTCATGACCAACGGATCCTTATCCTCGATTTTGGTTCACAATACACGCAGCTTGTCGCACGTCGTGTCCGTGAAATTGGCGTATATTGCGAACTATGGAGCTGGGATGTCGATGAAGCCGACATTCGAGAATTCAATCCGAATGGCATCATCTTATCAGGCGGCCCTGAAAGTGTGACTGAGGAAAACTCTCCTCGTGCACCGCAATATGTCTTTGATTGTGGCGTGCCTGTTTTGGGTGTTTGCTACGGCATGCAGACCATGGCAGAACAATTGGGCGGAAAAGTCTCCGGTTCGACCGAGCGTGAGTTTGGTTATGCTCAGGTTAAAGTGGTTCAAGAGTCGAAGCTGTTTGAGGGTTTGCGTGATAGTCTGACCGCAGACAACTGCGCATTATTAGATGTCTGGATGAGCCACGGTGATAAAGTCGTAGAGATTCCTGCGGGTTTCACTCAAGTTGCTCAAACGGATACCTGCCCATACGCAGCCATGGCCAATGAAGAGAAAAAATACTACGGCGTGCAGTTCCACCCAGAAGTGACCCACACCAAGCAAGGCTTGCAAATGCTTGAGAACTTCGTGCTGGGTGCATGTGGTTGTGAACGCTTATGGACACCAAGCTCAATCATTGAAGATGCTGTCGCCCGTATTAAAGAAACCGTCGGTGACGACGAAGTCATTCTGGCACTGTCCGGTGGTGTGGATTCTTCGGTTGTTGCGATGCTGGTTCAGCGCGCTATCGGTGACAAACTGACCTGTGTGTTCGTTGATAACGGTTTGCTGCGTTTAAATGAAGGTCAGCAGGTAATGGAAATGTTCGGTGACCATTTCGGCCTGAACATTATCAAAGTTGAAGCTGAAGAGCGCTTCCTTAAAGCATTGGCGGGCAAATCTGATCCGGAAGAAAAACGCAAAGTGATCGGACATGAGTTCATCGAAGTCTTTGATGAAGAAGCCAGCAAATTGAAGAATGCCAAATGGCTGGCTCAGGGAACCATCTATCCGGATGTGATTGAATCTGCAGCATCTAAAACCGGTAAAGCGCATGTGATTAAATCTCACCACAATGTGGGCGGATTACCGGAAGATATGGAAATGGGCCTGGTTGAACCATTACGTGAACTGTTTAAAGACGAAGTGCGTAAAATTGGTTTAGAACTTGGTCTGCCATACGACATGCTCTATCGTCATCCATTCCCGGGACCGGGGCTGGGAGTGCGTGTTTTAGGCGAAATCAAGAAAGAATACTGTGATTTACTGCGTCGCGCTGATGCAATCTTCATTGAAGAGCTCCGTGCTGCGGACTTGTACAACCAAGTCTCACAAGCATTCACCGTATTCCTTCCGGTTCGCTCTGTGGGCGTAATGGGCGATGGTCGTAAGTACGACTGGGTTGTCTCTCTGCGTGCGGTAGAAACTATCGATTTTATGACCGCACACTGGGCACACCTGCCTTACGAATTCTTAGGCCGGGTATCCAACCGCATCATTAATGAGGTCGATGGGATCTCACGCGTGGTTTACGATATCTCAGGCAAGCCACCGGCAACGATTGAGTGGGAATAA
- a CDS encoding helix-turn-helix domain-containing protein: MNRIEKHFHFCKAADHLGVSRSALSHVIKGLEAYLGSQIFMSDFCQLLIAKFAL, translated from the coding sequence TTGAATAGGATCGAGAAACACTTTCACTTTTGCAAAGCGGCAGATCATCTTGGGGTAAGTCGTTCAGCTTTGAGCCATGTTATAAAAGGCTTAGAGGCATATCTAGGCTCGCAGATCTTCATGAGTGATTTCTGTCAGCTTCTGATTGCCAAATTTGCCCTCTAA
- a CDS encoding LysR family transcriptional regulator: MDRFEGMRVFVQVVDAKHFGKAAEALNIPKSTVSRIIKEMEDYLGVKLLQRTTRKLSVTPDGESYATQCRHILAEISAIESNFPNKARNPSGRLKVSMPTSLAHHSILPKISEFIDKYPDIELLLCTSDKNVDLFHDGYDCVIRAGEIEDSTSLVARPLITSSWVVVASPTYIKRFGKPENLDELTKHHSIGYLSQSSGRVINWQFIENEENVKVQMNETLKVNDTDTFINCGLQGLGLIRIASYLAQPYIDNGKFIPVLEQYQTPMIPLSLVYPQSKHLNLSFRVFADWIQSVLTTA, translated from the coding sequence ATGGATCGCTTCGAAGGTATGAGAGTATTTGTTCAAGTTGTAGATGCGAAGCATTTCGGTAAGGCGGCTGAGGCTCTTAATATACCTAAATCCACGGTATCCAGAATTATAAAAGAGATGGAAGATTATTTAGGGGTCAAGTTGTTACAGCGAACCACACGCAAGTTAAGTGTAACGCCCGATGGTGAGAGTTATGCAACACAATGTCGACACATACTCGCAGAAATATCAGCAATAGAGTCCAACTTCCCAAACAAAGCTAGAAATCCAAGTGGCAGGCTAAAAGTGAGTATGCCAACATCCTTAGCGCATCATTCTATTTTACCAAAAATTAGCGAGTTTATTGATAAATATCCAGATATTGAGCTCTTACTTTGTACCAGCGATAAGAATGTTGACTTATTTCATGACGGCTATGATTGTGTCATTCGTGCTGGAGAAATTGAAGACTCAACATCATTAGTTGCACGCCCACTCATTACTTCATCTTGGGTTGTGGTCGCATCGCCAACCTATATAAAGCGCTTTGGAAAACCAGAGAACTTAGATGAATTAACTAAGCACCATTCTATCGGCTATCTAAGTCAAAGCTCTGGGCGTGTAATTAACTGGCAGTTTATTGAGAACGAAGAAAACGTTAAGGTTCAAATGAACGAAACACTAAAAGTGAATGATACTGATACTTTCATAAACTGTGGGTTGCAGGGCTTAGGTTTAATACGCATCGCTAGCTATTTAGCACAACCCTATATAGACAATGGTAAATTTATACCAGTTCTTGAACAATACCAGACGCCGATGATACCACTATCCCTCGTTTACCCTCAGAGTAAACATTTAAACCTGTCATTTCGAGTTTTCGCTGATTGGATTCAATCCGTTTTGACTACGGCTTAA
- a CDS encoding aromatic alcohol reductase, which yields MNHNLNVDVSKILVMGAGQLGLAVLNALQPRVSELGGDITVLVSPSSLENGATPVDESLRTFTAKGVKFKALDLSNISQEALVVFFSEFNTIINCTGFVAGLGTQTRITQAALEAGVARYFPWQFGVDYDVVGKGSGQPVFDEQYEVRSILRQQQSTEWVIVSTGMFTSFLFEPAFDVVNLEEGYINALGSWDNKVTVTAPEDIGKLTTEILLESPRIINDVVFVAGDTISYGDLADVVDRFSNKPFTRNVLSLDNLQTELTKNPDDQMLRYRAAFALGDGMWWNIEKTYNFKKGIETQDTEQWLNTHIG from the coding sequence ATGAATCACAATTTAAACGTAGATGTATCAAAAATACTTGTCATGGGGGCTGGCCAGCTTGGTCTCGCGGTTCTTAATGCATTACAACCTAGAGTATCTGAATTGGGTGGGGATATAACTGTTTTAGTCTCGCCTAGTTCACTTGAGAATGGTGCAACACCAGTTGACGAGTCATTAAGGACGTTTACAGCAAAAGGGGTGAAATTTAAGGCATTAGATTTAAGTAACATTAGTCAAGAAGCCTTAGTTGTCTTTTTTTCTGAGTTTAATACAATTATAAATTGTACAGGCTTTGTTGCGGGTTTAGGTACTCAAACAAGAATCACACAAGCTGCTCTAGAGGCGGGTGTTGCGCGGTACTTCCCATGGCAATTTGGTGTAGATTACGATGTAGTAGGTAAAGGAAGTGGTCAACCAGTATTCGATGAACAGTATGAGGTTAGATCTATTTTACGCCAGCAGCAAAGTACTGAGTGGGTCATTGTCTCTACCGGTATGTTTACTAGTTTTCTGTTTGAACCAGCCTTTGATGTGGTTAACTTAGAAGAAGGCTATATCAACGCACTTGGCAGTTGGGATAATAAAGTCACGGTAACCGCCCCTGAAGATATTGGTAAATTAACCACTGAAATCTTATTAGAATCCCCCCGAATCATCAATGACGTCGTCTTTGTTGCTGGTGATACTATTAGTTACGGTGACTTAGCTGATGTAGTTGATCGCTTCAGTAATAAGCCTTTCACACGTAATGTTCTCAGTTTGGATAACCTGCAAACTGAGCTGACTAAAAACCCTGACGACCAAATGCTAAGGTACCGGGCAGCCTTTGCTCTTGGTGATGGCATGTGGTGGAATATCGAGAAAACGTACAATTTTAAAAAAGGAATTGAAACTCAAGATACTGAGCAGTGGTTAAATACGCATATAGGGTAA